The nucleotide sequence GACTCTGACGCATACGTTGAGACACATTGCTAAAGCTGTTCTTTCAGAGAGGTGTAGATTTTTCTTTGCGTTAAGCTTCGCGTTTATTTTATTTAATAGGTCAAGTATATTtgcttaaaattcaattaatttgaaCGATATTTGCAAATTACACTTTTATCTCCCTCTTTTAAAAACGAACTTAATGAAATGCTTATGTGACGAGAAGCAATCAGTTTGCGACGTTTATTTGGACAGTGGAATGTTTAGGGAAGACCAAATACTGGGAACAAATCCACTGACCAATCTTCACGTTAAAACCATCGAATTCGCCCATCTGCTGTGCGTGGGGACGTGATAACAGCTTCTGTTTTCCTGGCACAAACACGACTCGGTGTCACTTTTGGATTGCCAGCAAAAGTAACGAAGTAAAAGGTATCTGTTCTTTGAAACTGTTCTATGCTGCATTTGGTGCTAACAGCCCGGGTGTTTCCTAATCTCTACTGCTTTGTGTAAAAAAATGGTTTTCAGAATAAATATAACATTTAAACATGTGGAATATGTTATTGTTGATATTTCATCAAATGATATACGTTAGTATCAGTGCCCAAAGTAATATTCTTTTTGAATAAACAGATCAGCTGTCTCCCCGTTCCATTTATTTGTGAATGTGTGCAATTCCAATAAACGCATAATTGGAAACTTTATTGTTATTTTGCAGATAGATACGTTCAATTTTTACAACAGAATTTAAATTTACAGAAATGCAAACGAAGCAACGGCCTAACAAATACTTTAAAGTTTCAGATTTACCAATCCACGGTAAGTTTCAGATATAAAATACTACAATACAGAAAAAATAATGTGATATAAGACATTTAATTAACATGAATATTTACATTACTATTCATTCACAACACTTTTGGAATATTGTAGGGCCCAAGACATGCTGTCGCTTCTCGATATTTTTTTCTGCAAACAGAATTCAAGCCGTTTAAACATACAAATTCAAGTGTGAAACGTATCTTATGAGTTGTTCACCGTTGCATAACTGTGCGTGAAGTAAAGAGCATTGCAGTGCATCGAAAAATCTCAAATAGATCGTACTTCAAAATGCAATGTACAGAAATGATtgtccaccaaaaaaaaacccgaATCGAAGTCTGTAAAACTAGCTTTGCCCCACCCTTGAACGTTCGTTCGCTGGGGCTGTGGCGGAGTTACTATCGTGTAATTTTCTTATATGCTTCTTCAAGTCAAAGTTCCTGCAAAATCCTTTCCCACAAGTGCCGCAAGTGAAGGGCTTTTTGTCGTTGTGAGTGTGCATATGAAATGTTAAATTATAGACCTGATGGAATGCTTTGTTGCAGATATTACATTTAAACTGTTTTTCTCCGCTATGGGTCAGTTTGTGATTCTTGTAGTTTCCTAgcggaaaagaaaaagaaaatcgaAGTTAGTTAaagtttccccccccacccctccccgggTCAGGAGTTCACAATTAAGTTAATTTCAGATGAGGGAATTTCTATGTTAAGAAGAAGTAAAGCTTCATTAAGCAGTCTTGTGTTAGTGTGCGCGTATGGGAGTCAAGAAGTTGTCAAACTTTGTCTCAATCAAGCAAGGACTGCATAAAACTGTCAGATTAGGAATTAGATAGAGGTCAAGCTTCTGACCCACAACCCAAATTAAGGAGCCATATTAGAAGAGGGTTAGTTCAAAATGACACGTCTGATTTGAAATAGGTTGAATTCAGCCTGTCAGCTATACCTCAGACACGTTGGAGAAAAAAGTTTCTTAAGGATACTGTTACTTCCGATGACTTTAGATTTTTAAATAAGGAAGACAGGGCTTTTATAACGTGTCTACAACCCGCTAACATTTTCTATAGTCCTACTGAGTCGATAGTCCTATAGTTCTATATTACTGTATAATGAGACAATGTTTACCAATGGGACTTGCCAgattaaataaatacattttgttAAATTAGCAAAGAAAGTAAATTATACTAAAGGGTTGAGGTAAAACGGAATCATGGGTGTTATATTGGTTTAGAAATCTGTTAACGTTTTCAGTGAAAATGACACGCATTCATACCAGGCACTAGCAAAACTGTACATCAACCTATGGGGTAAATATGATGGATTCACGGAGCCAAATGGATACCTGCTCGTGTGAGGATTCATTCAAATTAAAGTAGACTTTACTTTGAAAAGTACCTTTTTGGTGAAATCCTTTCCCACAGAACTCACAAACAAAAGGTTTGTAGCCAGCATGGATCCGAATGTGAGTGTTGAGAGTGGAGCTTCGGTTAAAAGCTTTTCCGCACTGGTTGCATTTATGAGGTTTCTCCTAAAAacgaatcatagaaatcattcgACTACCGACGGTCGGATAAACATAGGCAGAAATACATAGAACTGAGACAATTTCATTTATCTAACAAAGTCACAAGGCATGCGCGAATTTTAATCCTAAAACAGTACATTCAGAAACTGTTGTATTACATTTAAACCAAGGGACATATACGGAGATTTAAAAATTAACAACATAGAAACTGAAATGACTGATATTACTATTTAAATAGAACCCCGTACATTGTCTATACAGTGCATGTATGTTAGTTTCCATATATCACTGAAACTATATACTAGATAAGGAAGCGGCTAATAAGGCAGTTAATAAATTGTTTGCTGTTAAAGATTGCTGGATAATGAGGGAAGACGTGAGCACGTACCTGTGTGTGGATTATTTTATGTCTGCACAGGGTACTAGCCTGTCGAAATCCTTTCCCACAGACCTTGCACACAAACGGTCTGGCCCCAGTGTGCACTGGCATGTGACGGGTTAAGTTATAATGTGCATTAAAAACctggaaaaggaagaaaaataagACATGAAAATGTAATTTGTTTTTGCAGCCATACAGTTGATGTCGATCTAGTATTTTCTCCCTCTCACGAGAACGGTATCCATTATCAATGGTAAAACACTGCGGTAGAATCGCATTTTAATCTTCACGTTACCTTTCCACAAACTTCACAGGTAAAGTTTTTGGGTTTGCCGTCATTCGAAGTGTTGCTTAGTTTCTGATGATTTTTAATTACATTCTTTTCGACTGGAAAGCTGCTGCTTTCTTTGATCACTTGGTCCAGCTGTCCAGGGATACGTTCTTTGTGAGGAAATTGTGGGGTCGGATATTTCTCTGCAGCCAAGCTGGCAAATTTAGCATTTTCCAACAAAAGAAGTTTCTGGTGAGCAGAAAGCGAGGCTGGGGGCTGAGAGCCCAGGATATGAGATGGGAAGATGTGATGTCCATGAAGCAGCTCTGAAGGGTGGTAGGTAGCGTCCAGATAGTTGAAATAATAAAGGGAGCCGTTGGCTGGCATAGCGACTGTTTGGTTTATGACTTGGGGTTTGATCAGTCTGTTAGTAGCCATCATAGAAGGGCCTAAAGTTAAGTCAGTTTTGCAGCACATCCCACAGTTTGATTTACACATAGCCGTAGAAGTACAGAGTGACCCCCTCAGGTTAGTCTTCCATACCTCAGAATAGTTCAGGAGAGCTTTAGCTTGCAGGTCATAGGGAAATGGCTGGATAGGAAGCATACACGGGACAGGAGAGCACAGTTTCCCAATCTTTTTGCCTTCTGCTTTCTCCAAGCTTTGTCTTTGTTCAATGGGGCTCCTTGGTTCTGAGGTTTTGGCCATGATTCTTTCGATGGAGAAGGCCAGTGCCTTTGGGGTAGCTCCATTGCAGGTAGTGGCGGAGGCTCCATTCCTTGCAGTCTGCCTGGGACAGGACACGACTGTCTCCAAGTGACCGGAGCTTGCCATcccaggacttggtgtgagcagCCGCTGACTAGAGCCGCTCTGATCTCCCCTGCATTCCAGGAAAGCCAAGACACACATCAATTTAATAAGCACCTTGCGTTTGGCATGTCACCCATTTACATTCAAATCAACATCTCCATGAACAATGGCACCGAGGGGCACCAGATTAATGCTCATTAAGCAGCGAAAAAAAAACGAATTACAAGGACAGCGAAAATCTTTGCTGATAGATTTTAAAAGCTATACTCTATGCATAAGTCACCAGTTTGGTACTGGAAATTTCGATCACTAACTTACTGAGGAGTGATGTGCCAGACGCCACCGTCTATTCCTAACGGGTTCTACATTTACTAGAGAGAGCGGAGAAGATTATCCAAGGACTGCGTGTGGCTATGCTGTCACATTTTGATAGCACACACCCTCATCAGTGTGAGATCACTGTCTGTTGCATTTAGCTGACATCACATGAAGTCACTTAGCAAGGTGACATCCAAATAGCATCAGCCCATTCCAATCTCCCACCAGCACCCACAATGCTCGTGGGCGAAGGGGCTGTGGGGGTATGAAAAAATAATTGTGCATTTAATATGCTTTAATCTATCGGCTAGGTCTGTTTACATCGCTTATGGGCTACTTTTTAAATTGTTAGAAAATAGCCAGATCGAATGTTACAGCCTCATTATCAATTATTGTAATTACTTTATAGAAAGGATCATTTCCCAAAgttatattattttaaaaaaacatgaaacTTTCATTTGAACTCTGTCTCGTCACTCAAGCTCCGGATAAGACTTGAGAAAAGATTTCTTTAATGAATAATAAATGAAGCGTTTCTAACATAATACACCATGCACGGAACAAATAGGCAATTTATGCGCTCCCAAAACAATCGACTTCTTTTAGGCTGGACCTCCCCCCATTCAAAGTCCCagtgaaagttaaaaaaaataatagcgCAAGCACGAAATTGTGGGTTATTCTGGTACATCGGAGTGTGGATATTGCACTGTGCTGCGTGGATTTTGGAGGCGGTTTCCTGAGTAAAATTATCCCCGATTTTTTAACTTGCTAGATCGTTATACGGAATGCAACTAAAAGTTCTACGTATTTTACTATCGTTATAAAGATGCATTTCTTTCTGATTCAGTACTCACTATTTGTATAGTTAGGAAAAAATAGTCCAGATTCCACCTGTGGCAAAAGCAGATTGCAATCTCAGAATCTCCCCAGGACCCGATTAAACGTTTTCCTCCTTCACCTATTCAGAGCAGCCAATTTTCCAAAGCGATTCATACTGTTGTGCCCTTGTAAAGCGGCTCTTTCAATTTTAGCCACTAAAGCACCGCGTGGAACCCGGTTTTGTGTTCTTTTTCTGTAGAAAAAAACGCGTTACGATGCGGATTAGGAACCGAAGAAAAAAGACTGCGCCTGGTCAGAGGTAAAAGCGAGCAATGAAAAGACTCATTTTTAACAAGCCTTTTTAGAAAGTTTCTGGAATTTACTCCCAAAAGTTCTGTGTTCTCTCTACAATGGCCAAGTGCCTGTTCATTTGGGGCCGTTTTAATTCTTCTGTTTGCAGACGATTTCACCTGAGAATCACAACAAATTATTATCGCAGAATTGACTGAGACTATACCAAAAAGGGCTAAACAACGAGACGGCATCAAAAGTGATCATGAAAAGAGCTTAACAAACGATCTTCGGACCATCGCTCTTGTATTTGCCCTTGATCGTTTAATATTCTTTCTTGTTTTGAAATCTAAACGAGGGTATTATATTCCCAAATTCCGTCTGTCCTGTGTTGCACCTTATTTCATATTACTGGCTAAAGGCGATTTAAGATTTCGCAGAAAGTGAATAGAGCGGTAAGGGGGTTTAAAGTGTAGTGTATGGGATATATTCCTTTCTAAGGTAATTGTAGGATAAATACTTCACTGAAATAATTAGAAGCAGACAAGAACCCAAAAAGGAGCTGCATGGTGGAAACATCTATTGGATTGATTGTTTCTCTTCTatgagaaaacaaaataaatacaGACTGCGTGGCTTTTAAATATTGGTATGTCTTTTTATGTTATGTTGTGGTGCGCTCCCTGCTAACTTTTGTTTTGGTTGTGTGTAACTGGGTATGTGGTTTGACATAATCATATATAAATCGATGCTTCATTATATGTGTTTAACACTATTGTGCAATACGGTGGCGATTCTGTATAATAATGGATCCCCATTGCTAAACTTTAGaaataattcattttttaaaaagaccctAACTAATTAAACTGAATGGTAAGAGAAAGGAAGATTGACTGTAATGTTACATTTAAGTGCAATGAAACTACAGTACTTATGGAATGTGATTTCAAAAATGTTGCAGCAGCACTCCAAGGGTTAATGTTTAATCAGCGATGCTGTCTGACCCTTTTCTCTTTCTGTTGCACTAATTTAAGGGGCGGGTTGTTTGTTCTGTATTAGAATTGTAAATTCCTGCAGAGCATTAGACAGGTCCTGGCAAAGAGCAGCAAAAAGGGCCAGAAAAGGACCACAGGAATCTTCGAACAAAACACGGACAACGTTGTAGTTGACGCAGTCCTATTCCTGACTTTTGTTTTTGTATTAACCAATTTAAGTCTCAATAATAAATAAAAGCACAACGGTCGCTATTCCATTTCCTGTAATTACTTCAATGTTGTCTTTTTAAACTTTATTATATTTACACAATCTACATTAAACTATGTTTAAAGAGTGACCCTGTTCTGACTAGATTAAATACACGGGCCTCACTACTTTGTTATTTTAATGTAAATACTCAAATTGACATGTTGGTTGTGAGGGAAAGAGACACATTAACTGTAATTTAAGCAAAGATTAGTCGCAAACGACGTGCATTGTCTTCTTTTGACAAAGTCTTGCTCTTTGGCTATGAGATGATTGGAACAATTCTGAGAAACTGGAAGGTGGTTTACTGACAAGTGCAGTTCTTTTGTATCATACAACGGCTGTAATGGCTATGTTCCTGTACAGAGTTAGAATTGGTTGATTGTATAgagaaaacacttgcatttatatagagcctttcaccacctcggacgtcccaaagcacttcacagccaatgaagtgtggtcattgttgtaatgttgtaatggcagccaatttggctaCAACAGTAATAAGATAAATCACCAGATCatgtgttttaggtgttggttgagggataaatgttggccaggacaccggaaaaactcccctgctcttcttcaaacaatgCAGTAGAATGTTTTACCTCCACttgtgagggcagacaggacatcggttttaacgtctcatcagaaggatggcacctcagcactgcattgaggtaccagccgagattatgtgctcaagtctcagagtagggcttgaacaccgggccttctgactcagaggcaagaggcaagagtgctaccactgagccaagactgacacctatAAGGTGTCGTACTGAAGCCTGCACACAGAGAAAACCATGCTTGGAAACAGATTGGGTGAAAGTATTTAGAAACTAGTGTTAAAACTATATTCTCAGTCCCAGGGCATGTCCGATGAGGTTGTAAGACTGGGGAAGCTTCAACCAACATTTTCATGGTACACAACAAACCCACACCTGCAAGTCGCATTCATCTGAGGATTCTAAACTCTATTTCACCCCATGTCAGTTGTATGTTAATTTATCTCTATTTCCAATTACAGTTTGTTCACGAACAGTTTGGGTTACATGGATCATTTTTTCTGTACTTTTAATATATCACTACACATTACCGCGTCCATTAATTAAGCAACTTCAATACTGACCATTAGTTCAAACGCTTTTAATAAggaactccccctctccccataggCATGGATACAAAGCTGTTTCGTGCGAATTATGCCAACATTCGAGTTTAGGATAATCGCGTAAATTCATGTGAAGTATATGAATATGTTAACAACGTACACGCATTGTAAAGGGCTTCCCATGGGTCACTTAATTCACCTTTTGGATACAACATTGAAATTAAGGTGTATAGAATTATTCAATCAATGGCGACGAAACTGAGTTCAGCGAAACAGTAGGAATTCAGGTCCTTTTCATTCAATAGCTTAGCTATTATCAGTCAAAATTTCTAATAATGTGCTTGCTATAAGTGTAAGGCGGAACTCATAAAATACCATAGTAAGAAATCGATTCTGTGTGATTCAGAACAGTAGAAAAGTAAAACGACCATTGTATCTCATCCATCAAAGATATTTGCAAACTTCACACTCTTTGGGCTACCCTTTACGTTTGTATGGTTTTAAATTTCTTAACACCTTGGAATGCTACACTTGACTACTCGGTATGTTCTTACATGTTGTCCCAACAGAACACTGACGAAAggttattgacctgaaacgttaactatgtttctccctccacaggtgctgcctgacctgctgtgtatttccagcattttctgttttcattgctGTTTAATTATATTGCCTTTCTTTAATATTTCAAGATATGTTAATAGCATGGTTTGATCCGCTTGTGTTTGTTTTTGCTAAGCTTTCACTGTGTGCTTTTTGTTAGACTTGAATTGCGGTTCCTTTTTGTGCCATATGGAAGCGTTTCTTGCTCTCTATTAATGTGCAGCACACAGGTTAGGTCTCCGTGTGAGGTTCTATATGCTATTCTACTGCGTAGAGGTGAGCTCATTGAGCGCAGTCTGTTCGTATCGGGGGAAGCAGCAGGTGCGGATCCTGTACCCTTTTCCACAACATTCTGCTAACACCGGCTCTCGGTTACATAGCAGCTCCTTGTCCTCTTACAATACTCTTTTCTGtcttattgttgttgttgaacgtGGTCAGTGAACCTACCCAGTGATCAATTGTTTAACCCCCATGAGCATTCCGGAATGAAATCTGACAAACTCTCCAAGGATGGAGTAAACGAATCCGACTGTAAACACATGCTTTTTACACTTAATTGCATACTGACGTGTGGTTAAGCTGTTGAAAGTATTCATACGGATACATGATTTGAGAAATCCAAAATGATGTATAGTCCTCTCCTTGCACGCTTCGAACTTTACATGTAGCGTATCTCGTCAGCAGCCCACCCAGTCCATACTTATGGCCTAGCGGCTAAAGTTCTGTTTCTGAATGTTGTAAATTGTACAAAAAGCAACAAAAAAcctctgcagatgttggaaatctgaaacaaaaatagaaaaagctgggaacactcggcaggtcagacagcatctgtggagagaatggaggagttaatgtttcgtgGGTGCGGATCTTCCTTCAATACAATTGTACCTGGGGGTTGGGGTTGTTGATGTTCATCGCTAATTCAATATTTGCTGTTA is from Heptranchias perlo isolate sHepPer1 chromosome 17, sHepPer1.hap1, whole genome shotgun sequence and encodes:
- the fezf2 gene encoding fez family zinc finger protein 2, with translation MASSGHLETVVSCPRQTARNGASATTCNGATPKALAFSIERIMAKTSEPRSPIEQRQSLEKAEGKKIGKLCSPVPCMLPIQPFPYDLQAKALLNYSEVWKTNLRGSLCTSTAMCKSNCGMCCKTDLTLGPSMMATNRLIKPQVINQTVAMPANGSLYYFNYLDATYHPSELLHGHHIFPSHILGSQPPASLSAHQKLLLLENAKFASLAAEKYPTPQFPHKERIPGQLDQVIKESSSFPVEKNVIKNHQKLSNTSNDGKPKNFTCEVCGKVFNAHYNLTRHMPVHTGARPFVCKVCGKGFRQASTLCRHKIIHTQEKPHKCNQCGKAFNRSSTLNTHIRIHAGYKPFVCEFCGKGFHQKGNYKNHKLTHSGEKQFKCNICNKAFHQVYNLTFHMHTHNDKKPFTCGTCGKGFCRNFDLKKHIRKLHDSNSATAPANERSRVGQS